One genomic segment of Hymenobacter psoromatis includes these proteins:
- a CDS encoding DUF4136 domain-containing protein, whose translation MPRLFHAFNLPLLALALGLAACSSEQVTQTDSRPGVNLSQYKTYNFMDALARNDSAFTNSGSNIFDLKRAVTHEMEARGFRLATHPDLWVNIGLVTQQRTQTRTANYQTDGPYYIGQRNYRWQASEIPVREYQEGTATIDLVDAARKEMVWQGTTSTILSRTPTRASKQIDKGVADVFARFPVPAK comes from the coding sequence ATGCCGCGCCTTTTCCACGCTTTCAACCTGCCGCTGCTGGCTTTGGCCCTCGGACTGGCAGCCTGTTCGTCAGAGCAAGTTACGCAAACCGATAGCCGACCGGGCGTGAACCTAAGCCAGTATAAGACCTATAATTTCATGGACGCCCTGGCTCGCAACGACTCAGCGTTTACAAATTCGGGCTCCAATATCTTCGACCTCAAGCGGGCCGTAACGCACGAAATGGAGGCCCGCGGCTTTCGGCTGGCCACGCACCCCGACCTGTGGGTAAATATTGGCCTCGTAACCCAGCAGCGCACCCAGACCCGCACTGCCAACTACCAGACCGACGGCCCCTACTACATCGGCCAGCGCAACTACCGCTGGCAGGCCAGTGAGATTCCGGTGAGAGAGTACCAGGAAGGCACTGCTACCATCGACCTGGTCGATGCGGCGCGCAAGGAAATGGTATGGCAGGGCACGACTTCTACCATTTTGTCGCGTACGCCTACCCGCGCCTCCAAGCAAATTGATAAGGGAGTAGCCGACGTATTTGCCCGCTTCCCAGTGCCAGCGAAATAA
- a CDS encoding aldo/keto reductase, translated as MATTTATYPTTFTIGGDLTVNRLGYGAMRITGEGIWGPPQDHAESIRVLKRAVELGVDFIDTADSYGPNVSEELIAEALHPYKKGLVIATKGGLLRTGPNQWPVDASPKHLEAALHGSLKRLQVAQIDLYQLHRIDPNVPMEDTFKFLQKAQQDGLVKHIGLSEVDVDQIKKAQEFFKVVSVQNMYSVDNRKWEPVLDYTREQNMAFIPWYPLSGGNKEALAALDSVAATHGATQQQIALSWLLHHSPNILLIPGTSKVKHLEENMKTAAIQLSEEDMAALDKIKSA; from the coding sequence ATGGCTACTACCACTGCCACCTATCCTACTACGTTCACCATCGGCGGCGACCTGACTGTTAACCGCCTCGGCTACGGCGCTATGCGCATTACCGGCGAGGGCATCTGGGGGCCGCCCCAGGACCATGCTGAGTCTATTCGGGTGCTGAAGCGCGCCGTGGAGCTGGGTGTCGATTTCATTGATACCGCCGACAGCTACGGCCCCAACGTATCGGAAGAGCTGATTGCCGAGGCGTTGCACCCGTATAAGAAGGGTCTCGTGATTGCCACCAAGGGCGGCCTGCTGCGCACCGGCCCCAACCAGTGGCCTGTTGATGCCAGCCCCAAGCACCTCGAAGCGGCGCTGCATGGTAGCCTCAAGCGCCTCCAGGTAGCGCAGATTGACCTTTACCAGCTGCACCGCATCGACCCCAACGTGCCGATGGAAGACACTTTTAAATTCCTGCAAAAAGCTCAGCAAGACGGTCTGGTGAAGCACATTGGCCTGTCGGAAGTAGACGTGGACCAGATTAAAAAGGCCCAAGAGTTTTTCAAAGTAGTATCGGTGCAAAATATGTACTCGGTGGATAACCGTAAGTGGGAGCCGGTGCTCGACTATACCCGCGAGCAGAATATGGCCTTCATTCCGTGGTACCCCCTCTCGGGCGGCAACAAGGAAGCTCTGGCGGCCCTCGATAGCGTGGCCGCAACCCACGGCGCTACCCAGCAGCAAATTGCCCTGAGCTGGCTGCTGCACCATTCGCCCAACATTCTGCTCATTCCGGGTACTTCGAAAGTGAAGCATTTGGAAGAGAACATGAAAACGGCGGCCATTCAGCTATCGGAGGAAGATATGGCGGCGCTGGATAAAATCAAGTCCGCGTAA
- the dxs gene encoding 1-deoxy-D-xylulose-5-phosphate synthase produces MIIEPGPLLAAISSPDDLKKLSPEQLVQVSAELREFIIDTVSIYGGHFGASLGVVELTVALHYVFHTPYDQLVWDVGHQAYGHKILTGRRDRFPTNRRYGGMSGFPKRSESAYDAFGVGHSSTSIGAALGMAVASDYKKEFDRQHIAVIGDGAMTAGMSFEALNHAGAIRNNMIVVLNDNCMSIDPNVGALKEYLTDITTSRTYNKVRDELWNVLGKLSKFGPNPQQIARKVEAAMKATLLKQSNLFEALNFRYFGPVDGHDVQHLVAVLNDIKSIPGPKLLHCVTVKGKGYALAEKDQTLWHAPGLFDKITGEIYKKIPDRPQPPKYQDVFGHTLLELAQANDKIMGVTPAMPSGSSLNIMMAAMPERAFDVGIAEQHAVTFSAGLATQGMVPFCNIYSSFMQRGYDQVVHDVALQNLHVVFCLDRAGFAGADGPTHHGSYDLAYMRCIPNMVVSAPMNEQELRNLMYTAQLPENAGPFSIRYPRGEGVLPEWRTPLQRVAIGTGRVVHEGEAGGVAILSIGHIGNYAAKATATLAAEGLDVGHYDMRFCKPLDEEMLLAVARRYRAIITVEDGCLPGGFGSAVLEFLTDNGLHLPVRRLGIPDRVVEHGTQDQLYHECGFDATGIAETVREMSAKVRDAVRDKVTEM; encoded by the coding sequence ATGATAATTGAACCCGGCCCGCTTCTGGCGGCGATATCCTCGCCCGACGACCTTAAAAAGCTCAGTCCCGAACAGTTGGTACAGGTTAGCGCCGAGCTGCGCGAGTTCATTATCGACACGGTAAGCATCTACGGCGGGCACTTCGGCGCTTCGTTGGGGGTAGTCGAGCTGACGGTAGCGCTGCACTACGTCTTCCACACGCCTTACGACCAATTGGTCTGGGATGTTGGGCACCAAGCCTATGGCCATAAAATATTGACGGGTAGGCGCGACCGCTTTCCCACCAACCGCCGCTACGGTGGCATGTCGGGTTTCCCCAAGCGCAGCGAAAGTGCGTACGATGCCTTCGGCGTGGGCCACAGCAGCACCAGCATCGGGGCGGCGCTGGGCATGGCCGTAGCTTCCGATTATAAAAAAGAATTTGACCGTCAGCACATCGCCGTAATTGGCGACGGGGCCATGACGGCCGGCATGAGCTTCGAGGCGCTCAACCACGCCGGGGCCATCCGCAACAATATGATTGTGGTGCTCAACGACAACTGCATGAGCATCGACCCCAACGTGGGCGCGCTCAAGGAATACCTCACCGATATCACCACCTCGCGCACCTACAACAAAGTGCGCGACGAGCTGTGGAACGTGCTTGGCAAGCTGAGCAAGTTTGGTCCTAACCCGCAGCAGATTGCCCGCAAAGTAGAGGCCGCCATGAAGGCTACCCTCCTCAAGCAGAGCAACCTGTTTGAGGCGCTGAACTTCCGCTACTTCGGCCCCGTGGACGGGCACGATGTGCAGCACCTGGTGGCCGTGCTGAATGACATTAAGAGCATTCCTGGCCCCAAGCTGCTGCACTGCGTCACCGTGAAGGGTAAAGGTTATGCTTTGGCCGAAAAGGACCAGACGCTGTGGCACGCGCCGGGCCTGTTTGATAAAATCACGGGCGAGATTTATAAGAAAATCCCCGACCGGCCCCAGCCGCCCAAGTACCAGGACGTGTTTGGCCACACGCTGCTGGAGCTGGCCCAGGCCAACGACAAAATCATGGGTGTGACCCCCGCTATGCCGTCGGGTTCGTCGTTGAATATTATGATGGCGGCCATGCCCGAGCGGGCCTTCGACGTGGGCATTGCTGAGCAACACGCCGTTACGTTTTCGGCGGGTTTGGCCACGCAGGGCATGGTGCCGTTCTGCAACATCTACTCGTCGTTTATGCAGCGCGGCTACGACCAAGTGGTGCACGACGTGGCCCTGCAAAACCTGCACGTGGTATTCTGCCTCGACCGCGCCGGCTTTGCCGGGGCCGACGGCCCTACCCACCACGGCAGCTACGACTTGGCCTATATGCGCTGCATCCCCAATATGGTGGTGAGCGCTCCCATGAACGAGCAGGAGCTACGCAACCTCATGTACACTGCCCAGCTGCCCGAAAACGCGGGGCCGTTCAGCATTCGCTACCCCCGCGGCGAGGGCGTGCTGCCCGAGTGGCGCACGCCGCTCCAGCGCGTGGCCATCGGCACGGGCCGCGTGGTGCACGAGGGCGAGGCAGGTGGCGTGGCCATTCTCAGCATCGGCCACATCGGCAACTACGCCGCGAAAGCCACTGCTACCCTCGCCGCCGAGGGCCTTGACGTGGGCCACTATGACATGCGCTTTTGCAAGCCGCTCGATGAGGAAATGCTGCTGGCCGTGGCCCGCCGCTACCGCGCTATCATCACTGTGGAAGATGGCTGCCTACCCGGCGGCTTCGGCTCGGCGGTGCTCGAATTCCTGACCGATAACGGCCTGCACCTGCCCGTGCGCCGCCTCGGCATCCCGGACCGCGTGGTGGAGCACGGCACCCAGGACCAGCTCTACCACGAGTGCGGTTTCGACGCCACCGGCATCGCGGAGACCGTGCGCGAAATGAGTGCCAAGGTGCGCGACGCCGTGCGCGATAAGGTAACAGAGATGTAG
- a CDS encoding TonB-dependent receptor domain-containing protein has product MKKTTLLAVGLLAAAFLASPLDGYGQAGGRPATAATAGRLSGTITDAATGKPVSYATVNVINPATNSPVNGGVAGDDGKFVLPGIPAGTYRVEVSFLGYANQVRTVTIPAAGGNVALGSVALAATAQKLGEVVVTGVKPLIEERVDRTVYNADVDKTTAGGDATDVLKRVPLLSVDLDGNVTLRGSSNIKVLINNKPSTIAASSVADALKQIPAEQIQTVEVITSPSAKYDAEGSGGIINIITKQNNLRGASLNVNSSAGTRASNLGLNGSISNGKFGASLGGFGRAQYNTPGSFENVQTSTNLQNGQRTTVQQSAATRQTNAFGRYTLGLSYDFDKQNSLAGSLAYGVRNGKNYQDQLISNTLAGAMTGISSVRDVVSNSNSGTVDASLNYTHLYDVKQRELSVLTLFSRNNQTSDFTNNVFAPSDRSYQGQLGNNNQSHNQEITGQLDYQTPTVKDQLLEVGVKDIVRRVTSDYSYFYGPGLAPPTPPAPNSFLYKQNVAAAYVAYTMGLPKGFALKPGVRAEYTTINANFSDPNGVLTATAIPNYLKVLPSVNLSRKFDNGNVLKLAYNIRIQRPSLQFLNPNVQASNPLNASAGNPTLRPENTQNYELGYSTQIKQKVNVNVSTFVRSTNNAIQTVRVPLPDSLNPTRAVGALLSTFRNAGTERAYGGNLFVGVNNTKVSVNGSVDVFYDVLRNNDPTAIYNSSNQGFVVNGRVFGAYNLTKEWAFQAFAFVRGQQVQLQGNQTGFGIYSLSLQRNFAEKRGSIGFGAENFFTNKITIHNSVSTPYVDEYNGIPINAPVLTQNSTNVLNRLSFKLNFSYRIGKLSVDQRRGTKGVSNDDLKEGGDTGGGGGGGDTSGGGGQGGGGAPAGGGRPAGARPGGYPGAGQRPAGAGRPASATDSTRRVIPADSLQQLRNPAGPPAGATGRPAAAPGVAAPATPSVGVPPTPTDSTTTRPAASPAVKPASTPSPLGAPSPGTTSPGGITPAGSPGGRP; this is encoded by the coding sequence ATGAAAAAGACTACTCTTCTCGCTGTCGGGCTGCTGGCCGCCGCTTTTCTGGCCAGCCCATTAGATGGCTACGGCCAGGCGGGCGGGCGGCCAGCCACGGCGGCCACGGCCGGCCGCCTCAGCGGTACCATCACCGATGCGGCCACTGGCAAGCCAGTATCCTACGCCACGGTCAACGTTATTAATCCCGCCACCAACAGCCCCGTAAACGGCGGCGTGGCCGGCGACGATGGCAAGTTCGTGCTGCCCGGTATTCCGGCCGGCACCTACCGGGTCGAGGTCAGTTTTCTGGGCTATGCCAACCAGGTGCGGACGGTGACCATTCCGGCCGCCGGCGGCAACGTGGCGCTGGGCAGCGTCGCGCTGGCCGCCACCGCCCAAAAGCTGGGTGAGGTGGTCGTGACGGGCGTAAAGCCACTCATTGAGGAGCGCGTGGACCGCACCGTCTATAATGCCGACGTGGACAAAACCACGGCCGGCGGCGATGCCACCGACGTGCTCAAGCGCGTGCCACTGCTGAGCGTAGACCTGGACGGCAACGTGACCTTGCGCGGCTCCTCCAATATTAAGGTACTGATTAATAATAAGCCCAGCACCATCGCGGCCAGCAGCGTAGCCGACGCGCTCAAGCAGATTCCGGCCGAGCAGATTCAAACCGTAGAGGTGATTACTTCGCCCTCGGCCAAGTACGATGCCGAAGGGTCGGGCGGTATTATCAACATCATTACCAAGCAGAATAACCTGCGCGGGGCTTCGCTGAACGTGAACAGCAGCGCCGGCACCCGCGCCAGCAACCTGGGCCTGAACGGCAGCATCAGCAACGGCAAGTTTGGGGCTTCGCTGGGCGGCTTCGGACGGGCGCAGTACAACACGCCGGGCAGCTTCGAGAACGTGCAGACCAGCACCAACCTGCAAAACGGCCAGCGCACCACTGTGCAGCAGAGCGCCGCTACCCGGCAAACCAACGCCTTCGGGCGCTACACGCTGGGGTTGAGCTACGATTTTGACAAACAAAACTCGCTGGCCGGCTCGCTGGCCTACGGCGTCCGCAACGGTAAGAACTATCAGGACCAGCTCATCAGCAACACGCTGGCGGGGGCCATGACGGGTATCTCGTCGGTGCGCGACGTGGTTTCCAACAGCAATTCGGGTACCGTGGACGCGAGCCTCAACTACACGCACCTCTACGATGTGAAGCAGCGCGAGCTGAGCGTCCTGACCTTGTTTAGTCGCAACAACCAGACCAGCGACTTCACTAACAACGTGTTTGCACCGAGCGACCGGTCGTACCAGGGCCAGCTGGGTAACAATAACCAGAGCCACAACCAGGAGATAACCGGCCAGCTAGACTACCAGACGCCCACCGTTAAGGACCAGCTGCTGGAAGTGGGCGTGAAGGACATTGTGCGGCGCGTAACCAGCGATTACAGCTACTTCTACGGCCCCGGCCTGGCCCCGCCTACCCCCCCGGCCCCCAACTCCTTCCTGTACAAGCAGAACGTGGCCGCCGCCTACGTGGCCTACACGATGGGCCTGCCCAAGGGCTTTGCTCTGAAGCCGGGCGTGCGTGCCGAGTACACCACCATCAACGCCAACTTCAGCGACCCCAACGGGGTGCTTACGGCTACCGCCATTCCTAACTACCTGAAAGTGCTGCCGAGCGTGAACCTGTCGCGCAAATTTGATAATGGCAACGTGCTCAAGCTGGCGTACAACATTCGGATTCAGCGGCCTTCGCTACAATTTTTGAACCCGAACGTGCAGGCGTCCAACCCGTTGAACGCCTCGGCTGGTAACCCTACCCTACGGCCGGAAAACACCCAGAACTACGAGCTGGGCTACAGCACCCAGATTAAGCAGAAGGTGAACGTGAACGTTTCGACCTTCGTGCGCAGTACTAATAATGCTATTCAAACCGTGCGGGTGCCGCTACCCGACTCGCTCAACCCAACCAGGGCGGTGGGCGCGTTGCTCTCGACGTTTCGCAACGCGGGCACCGAGCGGGCCTACGGCGGCAACCTGTTCGTGGGTGTCAACAACACCAAGGTGAGCGTGAACGGCAGCGTGGACGTATTTTATGACGTGCTGCGCAATAATGACCCCACGGCCATTTATAACTCCAGCAACCAAGGTTTCGTGGTGAACGGCCGGGTATTTGGGGCATATAATCTGACTAAGGAATGGGCTTTCCAGGCGTTTGCCTTCGTGCGCGGCCAGCAGGTGCAGTTGCAGGGCAACCAAACGGGTTTCGGCATCTACAGCCTGAGCTTGCAGCGCAACTTTGCTGAGAAGCGGGGTAGCATTGGCTTTGGGGCTGAGAATTTCTTCACCAATAAAATCACCATTCACAACTCGGTCAGCACGCCCTACGTGGATGAGTACAATGGCATTCCCATCAACGCGCCGGTGCTGACGCAGAACAGCACAAACGTTCTCAATCGTCTGAGCTTCAAGCTCAACTTCAGCTATCGCATTGGTAAGCTGAGCGTGGACCAGCGGCGCGGCACCAAAGGCGTGAGTAACGACGACCTGAAGGAAGGTGGCGACACGGGCGGTGGCGGTGGCGGCGGCGACACGAGCGGCGGTGGCGGCCAGGGCGGCGGCGGTGCCCCGGCTGGTGGCGGTCGTCCCGCTGGCGCTCGCCCCGGCGGCTACCCCGGCGCAGGCCAGCGCCCGGCCGGAGCAGGCCGCCCGGCCAGCGCTACCGACTCTACGCGCCGTGTCATTCCGGCCGACTCGCTCCAGCAGCTGCGTAACCCGGCGGGCCCACCCGCCGGCGCTACGGGCCGCCCGGCCGCTGCTCCTGGCGTGGCCGCCCCGGCTACGCCCAGCGTAGGCGTGCCCCCTACCCCTACCGATAGCACCACGACCCGGCCAGCCGCCTCGCCGGCCGTGAAGCCTGCTTCTACGCCTTCGCCGCTGGGCGCGCCTTCGCCGGGCACTACGTCGCCGGGCGGTATCACGCCGGCCGGCAGCCCCGGCGGCCGGCCGTGA
- a CDS encoding lysylphosphatidylglycerol synthase transmembrane domain-containing protein, translating to MPPASPTPPPAPDVVAAESDLLRQLRPSRIVLPALIGLSVVGFLFWRSYKPGDLVPLLDAKWQWLVITLLVLWARDLGYIYRIRYIAERALSWRQAFGVIVVWEFASCVLPSAAGGTAAAPVILTREGIPLGKAIAYTIVTAFLDNLYYVLMVPLVVWLAGAGLYPQGLQSAFVQTLRAIFIFSYVAVSAYSALLLYALFINPRSVRRLLVRLASTRLLRRFRRLAYRQGQEMVLASVHLRDAGAAYWWRASLSTVFVWTARYAVIGCLIAAFTPMTPGMFLFIFARNITYKVVLLLAITPGGAGIAEGAFPTFFGRFMGTATMTSFLVLLYRIVTYYFYLALGVAYLPSWVTRTFRGGK from the coding sequence ATGCCGCCTGCTTCTCCTACCCCTCCGCCCGCGCCCGATGTGGTGGCCGCTGAAAGCGACCTGCTGCGGCAGCTGCGGCCGTCGCGCATTGTGCTGCCGGCGCTGATTGGACTGAGTGTGGTGGGGTTTCTGTTTTGGCGCTCCTATAAGCCCGGCGACCTCGTTCCGCTGCTCGATGCCAAGTGGCAGTGGCTGGTCATCACCCTATTAGTGCTGTGGGCGCGCGACCTGGGCTATATTTACCGCATTCGCTACATTGCCGAGCGAGCCCTAAGCTGGCGGCAGGCGTTTGGGGTGATTGTGGTGTGGGAGTTTGCTTCGTGCGTACTGCCCTCGGCGGCGGGCGGCACAGCGGCGGCCCCAGTCATTCTTACCCGCGAGGGCATTCCGCTGGGCAAGGCCATCGCCTACACCATCGTCACGGCTTTTCTGGATAATCTCTACTATGTGCTGATGGTGCCGCTGGTGGTGTGGCTGGCCGGCGCGGGCCTCTATCCCCAAGGTTTGCAGTCGGCCTTCGTGCAGACGCTGCGGGCCATTTTCATCTTCAGCTACGTGGCCGTGTCGGCCTATTCGGCGCTGCTGCTGTATGCGTTGTTTATCAATCCGCGCTCGGTGCGGCGGCTGCTGGTGCGGCTGGCCTCCACGCGGCTGCTGCGGCGGTTTCGGCGGCTGGCCTACCGGCAAGGGCAGGAAATGGTGCTGGCCTCGGTGCACCTGCGCGATGCGGGCGCGGCCTACTGGTGGCGCGCCAGCCTGAGCACCGTGTTCGTGTGGACGGCCCGTTACGCCGTCATCGGCTGTCTCATCGCCGCCTTCACGCCCATGACGCCGGGCATGTTTCTGTTCATCTTCGCCCGCAACATCACCTACAAAGTAGTGCTGTTGCTGGCCATCACGCCGGGCGGCGCCGGCATCGCGGAGGGCGCGTTTCCCACGTTCTTCGGCCGCTTTATGGGTACGGCGACCATGACCAGCTTCCTGGTGCTACTCTACCGCATCGTAACCTACTACTTCTATCTGGCGCTGGGCGTGGCTTACTTGCCCAGCTGGGTTACCCGCACGTTTCGGGGGGGAAAGTGA
- a CDS encoding erythromycin esterase family protein, with the protein MKQLRWLLTGILGVGLALPGRAQQAAPAALPVPARALRSVSPADTSFAELEFLRAEIGGARVVFLGEPTHGEGNVLAAKARLVAYLQQRLGFTTLALESGFFELNKAQREIAGGKSVVKNLKSSIFPIWMGTQEFQAVVPLVGPDGLRIMGFDSQLSGDYSDDLVDDLEDFLNEGKASDKAVNFELLDDAVGYMAEHYAFPPSQPLVAFESELAKAGPLLGRAAAAASPARRAEAAFWQQCLRSLGALARDYATHDPGAKTAATFVAADSNPRDAQMADNLLWYLRQHPAEKVICWGALPHFANHVELLGNEELRAYHPMGQLVRAALPPGQTYILGTLAGGGAHGLPGTAGEAVPMPAPGTLEASLLNLNAPYAFVSLKHDAPGRQLTTYALDYQPLAGPWSEVVDGFLFLKTVEPPHRLLPDTTAGPTPSAPADSAAVAAALSATPPGSLNPAPGRGGTTLRRPVAAADVSGVRPVRGVVLDARRQPVPYASVELVGQGRGTVADAQGRFTLPLPGPTPLLVRSLGYAPARVQSPRGTEELTVRLHPAAYTLAEVRVTAAVPPSPEAILKRVIKQIPVNYEQQDYATEVYAYQRLSNYDTLRYEAETVGRLRVPTGYRHFTRGALGHEPNVSYEVQQQHVLLPSNRSQPRLSPGLGDAQGAPVAAADPLRISPLFESRNQRKFALKLDSVRVQGSDTLYALSFATRRANHRSTGTYLMGDYQGQLLVRARDFAVLRYEALWQVDTATFNTTARKNYGRNNLLSKSYAQVFTLDRTTHVVEYEKGENGRYYAHRSMGQTLSTGRALGKSPFYYQSLTEYFFRPLPTAGPAPAPPKKGEPLAQQPEVPYRPEFWASYKRPGGTLATPAGRP; encoded by the coding sequence ATGAAGCAACTTCGCTGGTTACTGACGGGAATACTGGGGGTAGGGCTGGCTTTGCCTGGGCGGGCGCAGCAGGCCGCGCCCGCCGCGCTGCCGGTACCGGCCCGCGCCCTGCGTAGCGTGAGCCCGGCCGATACCTCGTTTGCGGAGCTGGAGTTTTTGCGGGCTGAAATCGGCGGGGCGCGGGTAGTGTTTTTAGGCGAGCCTACCCACGGCGAAGGCAACGTACTAGCCGCCAAGGCGCGCCTGGTGGCTTATTTGCAGCAGCGCCTAGGCTTCACGACCTTGGCGCTGGAGAGCGGCTTTTTTGAGCTAAACAAAGCGCAACGTGAGATAGCGGGCGGCAAATCAGTCGTTAAAAATCTCAAAAGCAGTATTTTCCCCATCTGGATGGGCACTCAGGAGTTTCAGGCCGTGGTGCCGCTGGTGGGGCCCGATGGCTTGCGCATCATGGGTTTCGACTCGCAGCTGAGCGGCGATTACAGCGATGACTTGGTGGATGACCTAGAAGATTTTCTGAACGAGGGCAAGGCCAGCGATAAGGCCGTGAACTTCGAATTGCTCGACGATGCTGTGGGCTACATGGCGGAGCACTACGCCTTTCCGCCCAGCCAGCCGCTGGTCGCCTTCGAGAGCGAGCTGGCCAAGGCCGGGCCGCTGCTGGGCCGGGCCGCTGCCGCCGCCAGCCCCGCCCGCCGCGCCGAAGCCGCGTTCTGGCAGCAGTGCCTACGAAGCCTGGGCGCGCTGGCCCGCGACTACGCTACCCACGACCCCGGTGCCAAAACCGCCGCCACCTTCGTGGCCGCCGACAGCAACCCCCGCGATGCCCAAATGGCCGATAACCTGCTGTGGTACCTGCGCCAGCATCCTGCCGAAAAAGTTATTTGCTGGGGCGCGCTGCCGCATTTTGCCAACCATGTCGAGCTACTGGGCAACGAGGAACTGCGCGCCTACCACCCGATGGGCCAGCTGGTGCGGGCCGCCCTACCCCCTGGCCAGACCTACATCCTGGGCACGTTGGCGGGCGGCGGGGCCCACGGCCTGCCCGGCACCGCGGGCGAGGCTGTGCCCATGCCCGCCCCCGGTACCCTGGAAGCCAGCTTATTAAATCTCAACGCGCCCTACGCTTTTGTAAGCCTGAAGCATGACGCGCCCGGCCGGCAGCTCACAACGTATGCCTTGGACTACCAGCCGCTGGCCGGCCCCTGGAGTGAAGTCGTGGACGGCTTTCTGTTCCTAAAAACCGTGGAGCCGCCGCACCGGCTGCTGCCCGACACTACCGCCGGCCCTACCCCCTCCGCGCCGGCCGATAGCGCGGCCGTAGCCGCCGCGCTATCGGCTACACCGCCCGGCTCGCTCAACCCCGCGCCCGGCCGGGGCGGGACTACGCTACGCCGCCCGGTGGCGGCGGCCGACGTATCGGGGGTGCGCCCGGTGCGCGGCGTGGTGCTGGATGCGCGCCGCCAGCCGGTGCCTTACGCCTCGGTGGAGCTGGTGGGGCAGGGCAGGGGCACCGTGGCCGATGCGCAGGGCCGGTTTACGCTGCCGCTGCCGGGCCCTACCCCCCTGCTGGTGCGCAGCCTGGGCTACGCGCCGGCCAGGGTGCAGTCGCCGCGCGGCACCGAGGAGCTGACCGTGCGGCTGCATCCGGCCGCCTACACCCTGGCCGAGGTGCGGGTGACCGCCGCCGTACCGCCCAGCCCGGAGGCGATTTTGAAGCGCGTTATCAAGCAAATACCCGTCAACTATGAGCAGCAGGACTACGCCACGGAGGTGTATGCCTACCAACGCCTAAGCAATTATGATACGTTGCGCTACGAGGCCGAGACCGTGGGCCGGCTGCGGGTGCCGACCGGCTACCGGCACTTTACGCGCGGCGCGCTGGGCCACGAGCCCAACGTGAGCTATGAGGTGCAGCAGCAGCACGTGCTACTACCGTCGAACCGCTCACAACCAAGGTTGAGTCCGGGGCTGGGAGATGCCCAGGGAGCCCCAGTGGCGGCTGCTGACCCCCTACGAATTTCGCCGCTGTTCGAGAGCCGCAACCAGCGCAAGTTTGCGCTCAAACTCGATAGCGTGCGGGTACAGGGGTCCGATACACTGTACGCGCTTAGCTTCGCAACCCGGCGTGCCAACCACCGCAGCACTGGCACCTACCTGATGGGCGACTATCAAGGCCAGTTGCTGGTGCGGGCCCGCGACTTCGCCGTGCTGCGCTACGAGGCCTTATGGCAGGTGGATACGGCCACTTTCAACACCACGGCGCGTAAAAATTATGGCCGTAATAATCTGCTTTCCAAGTCCTACGCCCAAGTATTTACCCTCGACCGCACTACGCACGTGGTAGAGTATGAGAAGGGTGAGAACGGCCGTTACTACGCCCACCGCAGCATGGGCCAGACCCTGAGCACGGGCCGCGCACTAGGCAAAAGCCCGTTTTATTACCAAAGCCTGACCGAATATTTCTTCCGGCCGCTACCCACAGCCGGCCCCGCGCCGGCCCCGCCCAAAAAGGGCGAGCCCCTGGCCCAGCAACCCGAAGTACCCTACCGGCCTGAATTCTGGGCGAGCTACAAGCGGCCCGGCGGCACGCTGGCTACGCCAGCTGGGCGACCGTAA
- a CDS encoding LysM peptidoglycan-binding domain-containing protein translates to MGLLDFLNNEGDKKPVEPTTTGTGTDFFGNNAKPADAAASTTYTVVSGDSLSKIAKNHYGDAANWHQIYEANKAIIGSNPDHIEVGQELTLPSI, encoded by the coding sequence ATGGGCTTGCTCGATTTTCTCAATAACGAGGGTGATAAAAAGCCCGTCGAACCAACCACGACGGGTACCGGCACCGATTTTTTCGGTAATAATGCTAAGCCCGCCGATGCGGCAGCCAGCACCACTTACACAGTCGTAAGCGGGGACTCGCTCTCCAAAATTGCCAAAAACCACTACGGCGACGCAGCCAACTGGCACCAGATATACGAGGCCAATAAGGCCATCATCGGCTCCAACCCCGACCACATCGAAGTGGGCCAGGAGTTGACCCTACCTAGTATCTAG